The Cervus canadensis isolate Bull #8, Minnesota chromosome 21, ASM1932006v1, whole genome shotgun sequence genomic interval tggtaatttgatctctggttcctctgacttttctaaatccagcttgaacatctggaagttcacggttcacataagTGTGACTTCCCTTCCCAGGCCTAGTCTAGTCCAGAAATCAACCTAACATTTGAAActcttatttattatcatttgtttatctttttcctaAAGTCAAACTGTATACTTTGAGTAACCGATTTCTAGAGTCagaaccacaattaaaaaaatatatatatggggGGTACTTCCCGGGCAGTCTAGTTGTCATGACTTCACATTTCCAATGCAGAGGTGAGAGgtcagtccctggtcaaggaactaagatctcacatgccccacGAGaggccaacaacaacaacaaaaatagaaccTCATGATTACAGTGATTCAGCcctttacatataaaatttacaaaactaTTGGTGTTAATTTTATAAGTTATAACATTTTCTCCATTAATTTATGCGGCAAATTGCAAATGAGACAAAACTTTTCACTTGTATCCATATCATAAGCTTACTTATTGATTACACTAATGTTTTGCAAACTTGACACAGTCATTAAATAATAATCACTTCTTTCAATGaactaaagattaaaaataaaaaatagggacttccctggtggtccattagctaagactccgagctcccaatgcagggcgcccaagttcaatccctgaacaaggaactagatcccagatgccgcaactaagagttcacatgacacaactaaggaTCCTGTGTACagcaactaagacacagtgcagtcaaagagataaaataaaaaagaaaagagagaaggaaaaggtaactatattggaaaggaagaagtacagCTACCTTTATTTTGTAGACAACATAATCATATATAAAATCCAAAAAGCTACTAGAGTTTAGCAAAGTGAAGGATATATGATCAATATATAAAAGTCAACTGCATTTGCTGTGaccctaaaactgctctaaaaatgtattaaaatcaattatatttctatataatagCAATGAAcaattagaaatagaaaatttttaaatgtattatggtgtcaaaaatatgaaatactctGACAAAATATATGTGGAAGATCTGTacactaaaaactacaaaacactgttaaaagaaattaaagacctaacCAAGTGAAGAGATATACCATGGTCATGAATCAGAAGATTCAAAATTATTAAAACGTGAATTCCACCCTCAAATTaatctcaataaaaatttcagCAAACTTTCTTGGTTGTTGAAATGGATATGCTATTCCTAAATTTCATATGGAAGCACCAAGGACCTAGAATTTTGAAAAAGCAAAGTTGGACAATATATTGTATAATCAATACAGTATAGGATTACTGACGTCAAGATAGATGGGACAGAATAAAGACTGGAGTAGACTCATGTACTGTTAATTGatttcagaaattaatttttccttGAAGTGAAGGAAGCCTTAACTCTTGAATCACATAATTTTAAGTTAACTTAACGAGGCAAAAGTAACACAAAAGTTTCCATACGTATACATATCCTAgtaagattttttaatataaagaacaagaaaacatTACAATAGGGGGGAAAAAGACACAGGTTACCTAAAAAGAATGAGTCAGAAATCAGAACATCAGAATTATCACAAGAAGAACTAAATGTTAAAGCACAGTGGGATACTGTTCTATAGAGTTTTGAGGGAAAATGATTGTGACTCAAGAATTCCATGCTGAGCCAAGTCAGCTTTCAGCATCAGGACAACAGAAAGGTTCTCAGGAGCCACTAAGTCCAAGATGTCAGACTGCCACCTGTGTACACTGCTTCTGTCTCCTACCTCAAACAACAGAGgtaaaataaagcaaatctttaaataaattcataatagttccagaaagcaaaaaataataccCTGTTGAATCAGAAGCCATAAGGAATCTCTCAAAAGTGGAAGTCAGGCAGGATGAGGTCGACAGAGGAAACCAAAGGACAAAATACAGGCAGGAGGACATCACTGTGAGAGGTGGAGGGTCCCTGGGTGTCTGTCCATCAAAGTGACAGATCTGGGGAGCGGGAGAGAAACTTATCAGGATGATTGGTTTGGGGATTCATGTGAAGCAAAAAGATGACCAACTTCCTCTCTTTCCACCGGAGGCAAGCAAAGATAGATGTATCAAGCACCAGGTAAGAACAGTGACTGTAAGACTCCTTGGCCAGAGAAGTGCTGGATGGTTGGTAACACCAGCAGAAACAGGAGCCCCAGTACCCCAAACTAACCACAAAGTATACCCTGCCTAGCAATGTCTTATCCTGGCTCCACAGAGAATAATGATACTTCTcagtaaataaaaacattcaaGAAGGATCCATCAGAGACTCTCAAAGACAGACCTGAACATTTGAGCAGAACTTGCCAAATACTTAAAGAAAACCAACACTAGAAAAGAGAGCCACAACACtgtacaaagaaacaaacaaataaaaaaaacccTAGGTCGCAGCCGCCGGCGCCATCGCCATAGCCACGACCAGTCAGTCGCAGGGCATCCAGCGGCTGCTCCAGGCGGAGAAGCCGGCCGCCGAGAAGGTGTCCGAGGCCCGCAAGCGAAAGAACCGGAGGTTGAAGCAGGCCAAAAAAGAAGCCCAGGCTGAAATTGAACAGTACCGCCTACAGAGGGAGAAGGAGTTCAAGGCCAAGGAATCTGCGGCTCTGGGATCCCATGGCAGTTGCAGCACTGAAGTAGAGAAGGACACCCAGGAGAAGATGACCATCCTTCAGACCTACTTCCGGCAGAATAGGGATGAAGTCTTGGATAACCTCTTGGCCTTTGTCTGCGACATCCGGCCAGAAATCCATGAGAACTACCGCATAAATGgatagagggagaaaaaaagtgCCTGTTCCGTGGATTGGCGTTTTGAATGCCTTCATGGAACATGAGGCTTCATTTAGCAAGGCTTGAGTTATATCTTATGAAAAGGCATTAAATTATTTCTGTACATTATATAGTAGGTCCCTTCACTTTTTGCAGAATCGCAAAGGTAGATTCTTTGTACAGGCTTAGAGCTTATCCAAAGAGTGTATCTTTTTACCTCATATTTCTTAGAAATTTAATGGATATATGTTGTGTGTTTTCTATGCCTTTTCACTCAAGCAGCATATTATCAACACCGACTTTTTCTCTCTtagatagtttttaaaaacccaattttcttaagaaagaaagggattaaaatattttttccctaaatcTTTCTTAAAAGTCAGGGTCTTTATCTATGAAAAAGTAGTAAATAGTTATTTGTGACCCACATGAAACAGCAGCCAGCCTTAAAATAGTCCTTTCCAGCCAAGGATTAGAATAATGGGTCCTAGTGTTG includes:
- the LOC122423111 gene encoding V-type proton ATPase subunit G 1-like, producing the protein MYQAPATTSQSQGIQRLLQAEKPAAEKVSEARKRKNRRLKQAKKEAQAEIEQYRLQREKEFKAKESAALGSHGSCSTEVEKDTQEKMTILQTYFRQNRDEVLDNLLAFVCDIRPEIHENYRING